A stretch of Cupriavidus sp. D39 DNA encodes these proteins:
- a CDS encoding tyrosine-type recombinase/integrase — protein MNDHVASTALDPVITRYLAHRRALGRQYDMQERTLHSLTNFLVQAGESDLSSGLFESWCRMFESLTANVRRARQVAVRNFCLYRQRTEPRCFVPDINRFARTQPPPAPTILTPAQVGQLLELADTREATATSPLRPYVLRLALVLLYTAGLRRRELVRLTLADVDAHAGVLRVRESKFHKSRWVPLSCGARRELCRYLVHRLATPLDTTPSSPLLCNMHHGLRGYTGSGLRRGIMELLHDAGIWDVDGRVPRIQDFRHSFAIEVLMRWYRQGADVQSNLPKLALYMGHVSIVSTAYYLRWTPELQELASNRFAKQFGYLVRGEQR, from the coding sequence ATGAACGACCATGTCGCGTCAACTGCGCTTGATCCCGTCATCACTCGATACCTTGCGCACCGCCGAGCGCTGGGACGTCAATACGACATGCAGGAACGTACCTTGCACTCGCTGACGAACTTCCTGGTCCAGGCTGGCGAATCGGACCTGAGTAGCGGGCTATTCGAATCGTGGTGTAGGATGTTTGAGTCGCTCACCGCGAATGTGCGCCGGGCCCGCCAGGTTGCCGTGCGCAACTTCTGCCTCTACCGGCAACGTACTGAGCCCCGGTGTTTCGTGCCGGACATCAACCGGTTTGCGCGGACGCAGCCGCCTCCCGCGCCAACTATCCTGACTCCTGCGCAGGTGGGTCAGTTACTCGAACTTGCGGACACGCGCGAGGCCACGGCGACATCGCCATTACGACCGTATGTCCTGCGCCTGGCGCTTGTACTGCTGTACACCGCTGGGCTCAGGCGAAGAGAGCTGGTACGGTTGACGCTGGCCGATGTGGACGCGCACGCTGGGGTCCTGCGCGTGCGGGAATCGAAGTTTCACAAATCGAGGTGGGTTCCGCTTTCGTGCGGTGCCCGGCGGGAACTATGCCGCTACCTCGTGCACCGCCTGGCCACCCCGCTCGACACGACGCCGTCGTCACCGTTACTGTGCAATATGCACCATGGTCTGCGGGGCTACACTGGATCAGGATTGCGTCGCGGTATCATGGAACTATTGCATGATGCCGGCATATGGGATGTCGACGGACGTGTTCCTCGCATTCAGGATTTTAGGCACTCCTTTGCAATTGAAGTTCTGATGCGATGGTACCGACAGGGTGCTGATGTTCAGTCCAACCTGCCAAAGCTCGCACTTTACATGGGTCACGTCTCAATCGTGTCGACGGCCTACTATTTGCGCTGGACTCCTGAACTCCAGGAGCTGGCCAGTAATCGGTTCGCCAAGCAATTTGGTTATCTTGTCCGAGGAGAGCAGCGATGA
- a CDS encoding ExeA family protein → MYRQHFGLRCAPLDKDATSLWDDGAIAHLHERFQWLLTSPGVGLLTGEPGVGKTAALRHITRSLNPHRYQVIYTAESDFGRIDLYRALARELGLEPSYRRADLWRDIKRRITELAQNRQVLPVWVIDESQNLPPAFFRDLPAFLNFAMDARDLITIWLAGHPSLADVLERAPYAALYGRIQVRVHFTPVIERERFAQLIGHALAAAGCNHTLLSDSGIEQLREASRGVPRQAGRILRNAMRLAVPKGLNHIPDELLQRAIEEVR, encoded by the coding sequence ATGTACCGCCAGCACTTCGGCCTGCGCTGCGCACCACTGGACAAGGACGCCACCAGCCTGTGGGACGACGGCGCGATCGCCCATCTGCATGAACGCTTCCAGTGGCTGCTCACCAGCCCCGGCGTGGGCCTGCTCACCGGCGAGCCCGGCGTGGGCAAGACCGCCGCGCTGCGTCACATCACGCGCTCGCTCAACCCGCACCGCTACCAGGTCATCTATACGGCCGAGTCCGACTTCGGCCGCATCGATCTGTACCGGGCGCTGGCCCGCGAGCTCGGCCTTGAGCCCAGCTACCGGCGCGCCGACCTTTGGCGCGACATCAAGCGGCGCATCACCGAACTGGCCCAGAACCGGCAGGTGCTGCCGGTCTGGGTCATCGACGAGAGCCAGAACCTGCCACCCGCATTCTTCCGCGATCTGCCCGCGTTCTTGAATTTCGCCATGGATGCCAGGGATCTGATCACCATCTGGCTGGCCGGTCATCCGTCGCTGGCCGACGTGCTCGAACGCGCGCCGTACGCCGCCCTCTACGGACGCATCCAGGTGCGCGTGCACTTCACCCCGGTCATCGAACGCGAGCGCTTCGCCCAGCTCATCGGCCACGCGCTTGCCGCCGCTGGCTGCAACCACACGCTGCTCTCGGACTCCGGCATCGAACAACTGCGCGAGGCCTCGCGTGGCGTGCCCCGCCAGGCCGGGCGCATCCTGCGCAACGCCATGCGGCTGGCCGTGCCCAAGGGACTGAACCATATCCCCGACGAGCTGCTGCAGCGGGCCATTGAGGAAGTGCGGTGA
- a CDS encoding tyrosine-type recombinase/integrase, translating into MNHPQTPLDLAIERYLLHWRALGRRYFKEEQTLRSLSRFLNEHGFSDLTQQGFETWCQAFSSLRGITQRHRQLTVCKLCRFRQRTEPECFVPDRRRFTRSSPHDPPVIVSGTDVAKILDACDQLRATWQSPLRPALCRLGVALLYSAGLRRGELVRLTLADVNEVQGVLHIRESKFHRSRFVPLSEDARAEVRRYLRKRLQAQFDCAPDAPLLCHCVAGFHGYTGQGFQHLFAEVMRSARIQGADERQPRILDLRHSFAIGALLRWYREGADVQVKLPKLSMYMGHISILSTAHYLQLTPSLAQAASEQFEAGFGSLIDGGTS; encoded by the coding sequence ATGAACCACCCTCAGACACCACTCGATCTTGCTATCGAGCGCTATCTTCTGCACTGGCGAGCACTTGGCCGCCGCTACTTCAAGGAAGAGCAGACCCTGCGGTCATTGAGTCGATTCCTGAACGAGCATGGCTTCAGCGACCTAACCCAGCAGGGCTTCGAGACGTGGTGCCAGGCATTCTCCTCCTTGCGAGGAATCACACAACGACACCGGCAGCTGACAGTGTGCAAGCTGTGTCGCTTCCGGCAACGCACCGAGCCAGAGTGTTTCGTTCCGGATCGACGTCGATTCACGCGGAGCAGTCCCCATGATCCTCCAGTTATCGTCTCCGGAACAGATGTCGCCAAAATTCTGGACGCTTGTGATCAACTTCGCGCCACCTGGCAATCCCCGCTTCGACCAGCACTGTGTCGTTTGGGGGTGGCGTTGCTCTACAGCGCGGGGCTTCGTCGTGGCGAGCTCGTACGGTTGACCCTAGCCGATGTGAACGAGGTGCAAGGCGTGCTGCATATCCGCGAGTCGAAGTTCCACCGATCACGGTTTGTACCACTGTCGGAGGATGCTCGCGCGGAAGTTCGCCGATATTTGCGCAAGCGATTGCAGGCGCAGTTCGACTGCGCGCCCGATGCGCCGCTGTTGTGCCACTGTGTCGCAGGGTTTCACGGCTACACCGGCCAAGGATTCCAGCACCTGTTCGCGGAAGTGATGCGCTCGGCCCGCATTCAGGGTGCTGACGAACGCCAACCCCGGATTCTGGATCTTCGACACAGCTTCGCGATTGGCGCCTTGCTACGCTGGTACAGGGAGGGGGCTGATGTGCAGGTCAAACTACCCAAGCTGTCGATGTACATGGGTCACATATCGATCCTTTCTACTGCGCACTACCTGCAGTTGACGCCCTCGCTTGCGCAAGCCGCCAGCGAGCAGTTCGAGGCCGGCTTCGGCAGTCTGATTGATGGAGGTACATCATGA
- a CDS encoding transposase gives MCHALLQTPAFFTLLRQIDEDLMQAAHQNGCCHCGHPLHRADYPRKPRGCPPAARPDCSTRLSLCCAGCRKRTTPGSVRFLGRRVYLAIILVLRSSRTHGSGTEGLPDVSWVTLKRWRLWWTDTFPATPVGRWLQGRLPPAPDAVVYPERLLQTVQADTDTGRLTALLRLLLPRSDRND, from the coding sequence GTGTGCCACGCCCTGCTACAAACGCCAGCGTTCTTTACCCTGTTGCGCCAGATCGACGAAGACCTGATGCAAGCCGCCCATCAGAATGGCTGCTGCCATTGTGGCCATCCACTCCACCGAGCCGACTATCCCCGCAAGCCGCGGGGTTGCCCGCCGGCGGCGCGCCCGGATTGCAGCACGCGCCTGAGCCTATGCTGCGCCGGCTGCCGCAAACGCACGACGCCAGGTTCGGTGCGGTTCCTCGGCCGGCGCGTCTACCTGGCCATCATTCTGGTGCTGCGATCGAGCCGCACCCACGGCTCCGGCACAGAGGGGCTGCCGGATGTCAGTTGGGTCACGCTCAAACGCTGGCGCCTCTGGTGGACCGATACCTTCCCGGCCACGCCCGTCGGCCGGTGGCTGCAGGGTCGTCTGCCGCCCGCGCCAGATGCCGTTGTCTATCCCGAGCGCCTGCTGCAGACGGTCCAGGCCGACACCGACACCGGCCGCCTCACTGCGCTGCTGCGTCTCTTGCTTCCCCGCTCTGATCGCAATGACTGA
- a CDS encoding ATP-binding protein, with protein sequence MMQPNLLALYGLKFNPFAQDIPVEAVFVNPRLDHFCWRIENGLAREGGFAMVHGDPGSGKSIALRLLHQRLTRLPDLMVGSITHPQSSLSDFYRELSDIFAVPIKPQNRWGGFKALRERWLAHLDASRRRCVLLID encoded by the coding sequence ATGATGCAACCCAATCTGCTGGCCTTGTACGGCCTGAAGTTCAACCCCTTTGCGCAGGACATCCCCGTCGAAGCGGTCTTCGTGAACCCCAGACTCGATCACTTCTGCTGGCGCATCGAGAACGGCCTGGCACGCGAAGGCGGCTTCGCCATGGTGCATGGCGATCCCGGTTCCGGCAAGAGCATCGCCTTGCGCCTACTCCATCAGCGCCTGACCCGTCTGCCCGACCTGATGGTGGGCTCGATTACCCACCCACAGAGCAGCCTCTCCGACTTCTACCGGGAGCTGAGCGACATCTTTGCGGTGCCGATCAAGCCGCAGAACCGCTGGGGTGGCTTCAAGGCCTTGCGCGAACGCTGGCTGGCCCATCTGGACGCCAGTCGCCGTCGTTGCGTGCTGCTGATCGACTAA
- a CDS encoding DDE-type integrase/transposase/recombinase, translating into MSLSIDHRNRWARLRFSVIGPLLASPPGKGALQDALQALAAKVWRHPVTGADVRFGASTIERWFYRARYVHDPVAQLKNRLRDDYGHFPSMIAAITDVLVAQYRAHPGWSMQLHYDNLVAALKGTPIVLPSYTTVCRYLKAHGLVRQKTPRSTTPGAIAAAARREQREVRSYEVDHVAALWHLDFHHGSRKVLTPDGQWHKPLLLCVMDDHSRLVCHLQWFLDETTASLVHGVSQALMKRGLPRAIMSDNGAAMLADEFTEGLAHLGILHQTTLPYSPYQNAKQESFWAQVESRLMAMLEGDPDLTLDKLNLATQAWVEQEYHRKPHSELGAAPLERYLSCADVSRTCPEALALRRAFRIQEHRRQRRSDGTFTLNAVRFEVPSAYRHLEQVCLHYARWDLSQVELVDARTGTPLVAVFPLDKSANADGLRGRVRVAPAAETSPDGIAPLLRQLLAEHAATGLPPAYLPPTPPAKP; encoded by the coding sequence ATGTCACTATCCATCGATCACCGTAACCGATGGGCGCGCCTGCGCTTCTCGGTCATCGGCCCATTGCTGGCCTCGCCGCCGGGCAAGGGCGCGCTGCAGGACGCCTTGCAGGCGCTGGCGGCCAAGGTCTGGCGCCATCCCGTCACCGGCGCCGACGTCCGCTTCGGCGCGTCCACCATCGAGCGCTGGTTCTATCGCGCGCGTTATGTCCACGACCCAGTCGCCCAACTCAAGAATCGACTGCGCGACGATTACGGCCACTTCCCCAGCATGATCGCCGCCATCACCGACGTGCTGGTGGCACAGTACCGCGCCCATCCCGGCTGGAGCATGCAACTGCACTACGACAACCTCGTCGCCGCCCTCAAGGGCACGCCGATCGTGCTGCCTTCCTACACGACGGTCTGCCGGTACCTCAAAGCCCACGGCCTCGTGCGCCAGAAGACCCCACGCTCGACCACCCCTGGCGCCATCGCCGCGGCCGCCCGGCGCGAACAACGGGAGGTGCGCAGCTACGAAGTCGATCACGTGGCCGCGCTCTGGCACCTGGACTTCCACCACGGCTCGCGCAAGGTCCTCACGCCCGATGGTCAGTGGCACAAGCCCTTGCTGCTGTGTGTCATGGACGATCACTCCCGGCTGGTCTGCCACCTACAGTGGTTCCTCGACGAAACGACCGCATCGCTGGTACACGGCGTCTCGCAGGCGCTCATGAAGCGTGGCCTGCCAAGGGCCATCATGAGCGATAACGGTGCAGCCATGCTGGCCGACGAATTTACTGAGGGACTTGCCCATCTGGGCATTCTGCACCAGACCACCTTACCTTATTCTCCGTATCAGAATGCCAAGCAGGAGAGCTTCTGGGCGCAGGTTGAATCCAGACTGATGGCCATGCTCGAAGGCGACCCTGATCTGACGCTGGACAAGCTGAACCTGGCCACCCAAGCCTGGGTCGAGCAGGAATACCATCGCAAGCCACACTCTGAGCTCGGCGCGGCGCCGCTCGAACGCTACCTGTCTTGCGCCGACGTGTCGCGGACCTGCCCGGAGGCGCTGGCGTTACGCCGGGCCTTCCGGATCCAGGAACATCGCCGCCAGCGCCGTTCCGATGGCACCTTCACCCTCAACGCCGTGCGCTTCGAGGTGCCGTCCGCCTATCGCCATCTGGAGCAGGTCTGCCTGCACTATGCGCGCTGGGACCTCTCCCAAGTGGAACTGGTCGATGCGCGCACCGGCACGCCACTGGTTGCCGTCTTCCCACTGGATAAGTCTGCCAATGCCGATGGGCTGCGCGGGCGAGTGCGGGTCGCACCCGCAGCCGAAACCAGCCCGGACGGCATCGCGCCCTTGCTGCGCCAGTTGCTCGCCGAACACGCCGCCACTGGTTTGCCTCCCGCCTATCTGCCCCCGACTCCGCCTGCGAAGCCATGA
- a CDS encoding tyrosine-type recombinase/integrase: protein MKPDRPNSLGKALVRFFQEYLPNLRGMSSHTIHGYRDAVVLFLRFASEQTGRSVEDLDMADLNAEQVVAFLDFLERERRNGISTRNARLAALHCLAHFLAGEHPERLSQLQRVLGVPFKRGTTQHTIEYLEANEVKALLCQIDRSTRSGQRDYALFALMFNTGARVQEVLNLRRCDIRTEPPYQVRLLGKGGKVRTCPIWANTASLLRGLSQALPDTQDSQATLFRNERGGKLTRFGVGYLLRKYVAGAATTVDTLRNKRIHPHSVRHSTAVALLKAGVDFATISQWLGHASLNTTMVYARADLDLKRQALTQVFPDVLAASAPGRLTHGAADLLGWLRHL, encoded by the coding sequence ATGAAACCCGATCGGCCGAACTCATTGGGCAAGGCGCTCGTTCGGTTTTTCCAGGAGTATTTGCCGAACCTGCGGGGAATGAGCTCTCATACGATCCACGGCTATCGCGATGCCGTTGTTCTATTCTTGCGCTTCGCCTCCGAACAAACCGGCCGGTCCGTGGAGGACCTCGATATGGCGGATCTCAATGCCGAACAAGTGGTCGCGTTTCTGGATTTCCTCGAGCGCGAACGACGTAATGGCATCTCGACCCGCAATGCCCGCCTTGCGGCACTGCACTGCCTCGCCCATTTCCTCGCCGGTGAGCATCCGGAACGCTTGAGCCAGTTACAACGCGTTCTCGGTGTTCCGTTCAAACGCGGCACAACGCAACATACGATCGAATATCTGGAAGCCAACGAGGTCAAGGCGCTGTTGTGCCAGATTGACCGTTCAACGCGTTCGGGCCAACGCGACTACGCGTTATTCGCATTGATGTTCAACACCGGCGCGCGCGTTCAGGAAGTACTCAACCTTCGCCGATGCGATATCCGGACGGAGCCACCGTATCAGGTGAGACTGCTGGGCAAAGGTGGCAAAGTAAGAACCTGTCCGATCTGGGCCAACACTGCTTCGCTTTTGCGCGGTCTGTCGCAGGCACTACCGGATACGCAGGATAGCCAGGCCACGCTGTTTCGCAACGAGCGGGGTGGTAAATTGACGCGCTTTGGAGTCGGCTATCTTCTCCGCAAATATGTTGCGGGAGCAGCCACAACCGTCGACACGTTGCGCAACAAGCGCATTCATCCTCACTCGGTTCGGCATAGTACTGCTGTCGCGCTTCTGAAGGCCGGCGTTGACTTTGCCACCATCAGTCAATGGCTCGGGCATGCGAGCCTGAACACGACCATGGTGTATGCGCGCGCAGACCTCGATCTGAAACGGCAGGCATTGACGCAGGTCTTTCCGGATGTACTGGCAGCGTCGGCACCGGGACGGCTTACGCACGGAGCCGCCGACCTGCTCGGATGGTTGCGTCACCTTTGA
- a CDS encoding tyrosine-type recombinase/integrase, whose protein sequence is MEAMMLEQIFPKGQLSYTQSPVTNVLEDFASWLVDEGYKGTALRRHLFRLKQTLEGVGNVTAESRFSAADLAALFAVPAANPQAAKLYLHTQHRFERFLSARGHLLPMSRHDRFATLLDAYRDSLFNQRGMSPSTVRNHMRTAMAFLSYAVSPETSLAELSMHSVDRFVAASGERMNRQSLQQVVAHLRSFLLFCHARGDIRERIGTIDTPRTYRDELPPRALPWRDVLALLHSIDRSSMVGCRDHAILYLMAHYGLRPAEIAALQLDSIDWAQSTLRVHQRKTRSELLLPLSIQATRILKHYLNFGRPVVRGRTDLFLRSHRPATALCPTAINEIYKRSMLASGLALQGSSAYSLRHSFAMRLLNRGVGLKAIGDLLGHRSLESTCVYLRLQMEVLREVGLPLGSATTNIPLWSSS, encoded by the coding sequence ATGGAGGCCATGATGCTTGAGCAAATCTTTCCCAAGGGTCAACTGTCTTACACACAGTCACCCGTCACCAATGTGCTTGAGGACTTCGCCAGCTGGCTTGTCGATGAAGGCTATAAGGGCACGGCGCTTCGCCGCCATCTTTTTCGTTTAAAACAGACACTCGAGGGTGTCGGCAACGTCACTGCAGAATCAAGATTCTCGGCGGCAGACCTAGCGGCGCTGTTTGCAGTTCCAGCTGCAAATCCGCAGGCGGCGAAACTGTACCTGCATACGCAGCACCGCTTCGAACGCTTTCTTTCGGCGCGAGGTCACTTGCTGCCCATGTCACGGCATGATCGCTTCGCGACATTACTGGATGCATACCGGGACTCGCTGTTCAATCAGCGCGGCATGTCGCCCTCGACGGTCCGCAACCACATGCGTACGGCCATGGCTTTCCTGAGCTACGCGGTTTCGCCAGAGACTTCCCTTGCCGAACTGTCGATGCATTCTGTGGATCGTTTTGTGGCTGCCTCGGGCGAGCGCATGAACCGCCAGAGCCTGCAACAGGTGGTCGCGCATCTGCGCTCATTCCTCCTGTTCTGCCACGCCCGTGGCGATATACGCGAGCGCATCGGAACAATCGACACCCCGCGTACGTATCGTGATGAACTGCCACCACGCGCACTCCCGTGGCGCGACGTTCTCGCGCTACTTCATTCCATCGATCGGTCAAGCATGGTTGGCTGCCGCGATCATGCCATTCTCTATCTGATGGCGCACTATGGTTTGCGGCCTGCTGAGATCGCCGCCTTGCAACTGGATTCAATCGACTGGGCGCAAAGCACTCTGCGCGTTCACCAACGCAAGACCCGCTCGGAGCTTCTCCTTCCTTTGTCCATTCAGGCTACCCGCATACTCAAACATTATCTGAACTTCGGCAGGCCAGTTGTCCGCGGTCGAACAGACCTGTTTCTGCGGTCGCATAGGCCCGCAACTGCATTGTGTCCCACCGCGATCAACGAAATCTATAAAAGAAGCATGCTCGCGAGCGGATTGGCTCTACAAGGAAGTTCAGCCTACAGCCTGCGGCACTCCTTCGCCATGAGGCTATTGAACAGGGGCGTTGGCCTCAAGGCAATTGGCGACCTGCTGGGCCACCGATCGCTGGAAAGCACATGCGTTTACCTTCGGCTGCAAATGGAGGTGTTAAGAGAAGTCGGCCTGCCACTGGGGTCAGCAACCACGAACATTCCGCTGTGGAGCTCATCATGA